The proteins below are encoded in one region of Diceros bicornis minor isolate mBicDic1 chromosome 14, mDicBic1.mat.cur, whole genome shotgun sequence:
- the SNRPC gene encoding U1 small nuclear ribonucleoprotein C isoform X1, whose protein sequence is MPKFYCDYCDTYLTHDSPSVRKTHCSGRKHKENVKDYYQKWMEEQAQSLIDKTTAAFQQGKIPPTPFSAPPPAGAMIPPPPSLPGPPRPGMMPAPHMGGPPMMPMMGPPPPGMMPVGPGSQHGPPAHLSYNSEQTLSGKIVLCACVHS, encoded by the exons ATGCCCAA GTTTTATTGTGACTACTGCGATACATACCTCACCCATGACTCT CCATCTGTGAGAAAGACACACTGCAGTGGTAGGAAACACAAAGAGAATGTGAAAGACTACTATCAGAAATGGATGGAGGAGCAGGCTCAGAGCCTGATTGACAAAACAA CTGCTGCATTTCAACAAGGAAAGATACCTCCTACTCCattctctgctcctcctcctgcaggGGCAATGATCCCACCTCCTCCTAGTCTCC CTGGTCCTCCTCGCCCTGGTATGATGCCAGCACCTCACATGGGAGGCCCTCCCATGATGCCAATGATgggtcctcctcctcctgggatGATGCCAGTGGGACCTG GTTCTCAGCATGGGCCTCCTGCTCACCTTTCCTACAACTCCGAACAAACGCTTAGTGGTAAGATTGTCCTCTGTGCCTGTGTACATTCATGA
- the SNRPC gene encoding U1 small nuclear ribonucleoprotein C isoform X2 translates to MPKFYCDYCDTYLTHDSPSVRKTHCSGRKHKENVKDYYQKWMEEQAQSLIDKTTAAFQQGKIPPTPFSAPPPAGAMIPPPPSLPGPPRPGMMPAPHMGGPPMMPMMGPPPPGMMPVGPAPGMRPPMGGHMPMMPGPPMMRPPARPMMVPTRPGMTRPDR, encoded by the exons ATGCCCAA GTTTTATTGTGACTACTGCGATACATACCTCACCCATGACTCT CCATCTGTGAGAAAGACACACTGCAGTGGTAGGAAACACAAAGAGAATGTGAAAGACTACTATCAGAAATGGATGGAGGAGCAGGCTCAGAGCCTGATTGACAAAACAA CTGCTGCATTTCAACAAGGAAAGATACCTCCTACTCCattctctgctcctcctcctgcaggGGCAATGATCCCACCTCCTCCTAGTCTCC CTGGTCCTCCTCGCCCTGGTATGATGCCAGCACCTCACATGGGAGGCCCTCCCATGATGCCAATGATgggtcctcctcctcctgggatGATGCCAGTGGGACCTG CTCCTGGAATGAGGCCACCTATGGGAGGCCACATGCCAATGATGCCTGGGCCCCCAATGATGAGACCGCCTGCCCGTCCCATGATGGTACCTACTCGGCCAGGAATGACTCGACCAGACAGATAA